Proteins from one Flavobacterium sp. N2038 genomic window:
- a CDS encoding RagB/SusD family nutrient uptake outer membrane protein, producing MKKITLLVLSFVLLVSTSACESELDVIPQGAPSSGNFWKTPADAKAGVNAVYALYSDDNMYGRGFFWLNNASDDIGTKPRQNAERIKNFIVDGAESDTKDIWRLHYEIMKRCNDVIRNIPNIPLDEKTRNGMLGEAYFNHAVMHLELAYHYGDDRAGIPIQDRENPTNVYVPRAKNVAENYAYIAADLIKAADLLPYFNELTPDNYGRAHKTAAWGYLVRTYLYAKDWDNVIKYANLIVNSGKHKLLDNFEDVFKIKNNWSTEYIWSVTSSADNTSLGSIFPGVCLEDKGWGAYNGWGNFYPTKELFDTYDATDKRRSATILQKGDKFVYFGEEVTFNEGKYTVGSSNRTGYQFKKYMEPFSYPKTGSGAVDIRYVNANGDKPSTTLNVPLLRYADVILMLAEAKLMKGQNADNEINMIRHRAGLANISGATITDLKRERRCELAGEWTDRHFDLVRWGDAKETYAKPLHHYNGTVIYPARNFNPAIHHVWPIPPDEIAVSKGSLTQNQGW from the coding sequence ATGAAAAAAATAACTCTTTTAGTATTAAGTTTTGTACTGCTGGTAAGCACTTCAGCTTGTGAAAGCGAACTTGATGTGATTCCACAAGGAGCTCCTTCAAGCGGGAATTTCTGGAAAACTCCCGCAGATGCAAAGGCAGGTGTAAATGCAGTGTATGCTTTATACTCAGATGATAATATGTACGGCCGTGGTTTTTTCTGGCTTAACAATGCCAGCGATGACATTGGAACAAAACCAAGACAAAATGCAGAACGTATTAAAAACTTTATTGTTGATGGGGCAGAATCAGATACCAAAGATATCTGGAGATTGCATTACGAAATCATGAAACGTTGTAATGATGTAATTCGTAACATTCCAAATATTCCTTTGGATGAAAAAACAAGAAACGGAATGTTAGGCGAAGCTTATTTTAATCATGCTGTAATGCATTTAGAATTAGCTTATCATTATGGAGATGACCGTGCAGGAATTCCAATTCAGGACAGAGAAAATCCTACCAACGTTTATGTTCCCCGTGCAAAAAACGTAGCCGAAAATTATGCTTACATCGCTGCAGATTTAATCAAAGCTGCCGATTTGCTTCCATACTTTAATGAGTTAACACCAGATAATTATGGTCGTGCTCATAAAACAGCAGCCTGGGGATATTTAGTTCGTACTTATCTATATGCTAAAGATTGGGATAATGTGATTAAATATGCCAATTTGATTGTAAACAGCGGAAAACATAAGTTATTAGATAACTTTGAAGATGTTTTTAAAATTAAAAACAACTGGTCGACAGAGTATATTTGGTCAGTGACCTCAAGTGCAGACAATACTTCTTTAGGATCTATTTTCCCGGGAGTATGTCTGGAAGATAAAGGATGGGGAGCTTATAATGGATGGGGAAACTTCTACCCAACAAAAGAATTGTTTGATACCTACGATGCCACAGACAAACGTCGTAGTGCTACTATTCTGCAAAAAGGAGACAAATTTGTATATTTTGGAGAAGAAGTAACTTTTAATGAAGGAAAATATACTGTAGGTTCAAGCAATAGAACGGGTTATCAGTTCAAAAAATATATGGAGCCTTTCAGTTATCCCAAAACTGGTTCAGGAGCTGTCGATATTCGTTACGTCAATGCAAACGGAGATAAACCTTCAACAACTTTAAATGTACCGCTTTTACGATATGCAGATGTGATTTTGATGCTGGCAGAAGCTAAATTAATGAAAGGTCAAAATGCAGATAACGAAATTAATATGATTCGTCACCGTGCGGGACTTGCAAACATTTCCGGAGCCACAATAACTGATTTGAAAAGAGAAAGAAGATGCGAATTAGCGGGCGAATGGACAGATCGTCATTTTGATTTAGTACGCTGGGGAGACGCAAAGGAAACGTATGCCAAACCATTACATCACTATAACGGAACTGTAATTTATCCAGCTCGTAATTTTAATCCGGCAATTCACCACGTTTGGCCAATACCACCTGATGAAATTGCGGTAAGCAAAGGATCATTAACTCAAAACCAGGGTTGGTAA
- a CDS encoding TonB-dependent receptor encodes MNQKQVRLNVKCQIIKTIGIKLFLFIALFFASLTVNAGNVDISKRVTLKVENESIKNIFHKIENQADVHFMYESSQVNTNQKLSLKLNNVTLEQALDKICGSVLRYEIVNNNIVIKKSQKVTVSDQNKIIVSGTVFGGDDNMPLPGVGIKDKGSDVAATTDFDGTFKMEINASEATLIFSYVGYITQEVKVTRSQSITVKLAADVKQLQEVIVMGYGSVKKNEVLGAVGSVSMKETSSRTYNNAAELLQGTVAGVTVISDGGDPTASPTINIRGIGSLNAETPLIVLDGIIYSGSLNTINPNDIGSISVLKDAASAAIYGARASGGVILITSKKGISDRINVNVNYQGGFQNVAKKLDVLNAAEYADAMNIARDNAKLPRIPAFDPAFEPTARTTKTNWMDEIFHTGEIQDLSLSVNGKTEKSNFFLSGSYRKNEGILLNTYSERYTVRANSSFKLAPNFTLGENLSYSLTNGQSANTSSAYTGAILGAIFYPPNATIYREDGSGQFGGVPEKYIGSYGDVINPVAYLKRLDNRNPVSTILINPYAEWEIIEGLKVKSNWGYTRIQDNATDFTVKITEPGKIFDFNRLTKKSLTISDLLSEQTISYEKSFGKHNFKALAGYTYQETKRDFYTVEGTGFDNEDPSQRYLLNAKLIQQTGAGLSDEIISSYVGRINYDFNQKYLFSGIVRRDGTSKLLSENRWKVYPSVSAGWLISEEGFMKGINPIVSSLKLRASWGEIGNLGNLGPYQFSVPLTQTTALIGATPVINYGYSERELSNPNLKWESSEQTNIGLDFTMFNNSFLGSVDAYVKTNKDMLVRDQLPGVSGTPQGRIVNSGDVENKGIEVSLTYQKTRGEFKFDVTANAGFLSNKIVSIKDDLTSLEPLNLSRVRSLPLANIYQVGSPVGAFYGYATDGLFQSNAEAKAYVNAKGEVYQPNAVAGDIKFKDLNGDGVINNNDREVLGSPFPKTTYSLNSNFKYKGFDLNIFFSGAAGNSVFNAVKHTGLNGSFPGYNLLAESKNAWSPTNTNTDIPVLSATDNNNNFGRISSFYIEDASFIRLKNLSIGYTIKENWLNGKAKLRFFISGQNLFTITKYSGMDPEVGLTNFGMDLGKYPLSRIYMTGLNATF; translated from the coding sequence ATGAATCAAAAACAAGTACGGCTTAACGTGAAGTGCCAAATCATAAAGACAATCGGAATTAAGCTATTCCTGTTTATTGCTTTATTTTTTGCGTCACTAACAGTAAATGCCGGGAATGTTGACATTAGCAAAAGAGTAACTCTAAAAGTTGAAAATGAAAGTATAAAAAATATTTTTCATAAAATTGAAAATCAGGCTGATGTGCATTTCATGTACGAAAGCAGTCAGGTAAATACGAATCAGAAATTAAGTCTAAAACTAAACAATGTAACACTTGAACAAGCGCTGGATAAAATCTGTGGTTCTGTGCTTCGATACGAAATTGTAAACAACAATATTGTAATCAAAAAAAGTCAGAAAGTTACTGTTTCAGATCAAAATAAAATTATTGTTTCAGGAACTGTTTTTGGTGGAGACGACAATATGCCATTGCCGGGTGTTGGAATCAAAGATAAAGGTTCTGATGTTGCAGCTACTACAGATTTTGACGGAACATTTAAAATGGAAATCAACGCTTCAGAAGCAACACTTATTTTTTCCTATGTTGGCTATATCACACAAGAAGTTAAAGTGACCCGTTCTCAAAGCATAACTGTAAAACTGGCTGCTGATGTAAAACAACTTCAGGAAGTGATTGTCATGGGGTACGGAAGTGTGAAAAAAAATGAGGTTTTAGGTGCTGTGGGATCGGTTTCTATGAAAGAAACTTCAAGCAGAACCTACAACAATGCTGCCGAATTATTGCAGGGAACCGTTGCCGGTGTTACGGTAATTAGCGACGGAGGTGATCCAACTGCATCACCAACTATTAATATTCGCGGTATTGGTTCTTTGAATGCTGAAACACCTTTAATTGTTTTAGACGGAATTATCTACAGCGGTTCTCTAAACACCATAAACCCTAATGATATTGGTTCGATCAGTGTCTTAAAAGATGCGGCTTCAGCGGCAATTTATGGAGCAAGAGCTTCTGGAGGAGTAATTTTAATTACCTCTAAAAAAGGAATTTCAGACCGTATAAATGTGAATGTAAATTATCAGGGAGGTTTTCAAAATGTTGCAAAAAAATTAGATGTTTTGAATGCAGCGGAATATGCAGATGCGATGAATATTGCCAGAGATAATGCCAAACTACCAAGAATTCCAGCTTTTGATCCCGCATTTGAACCAACAGCAAGAACAACAAAAACAAACTGGATGGATGAAATTTTTCATACAGGAGAAATTCAGGATTTATCTCTTTCTGTAAATGGAAAAACAGAAAAATCAAATTTCTTTCTTTCTGGTAGTTATAGAAAAAACGAAGGTATTTTACTAAATACCTATTCAGAACGTTATACTGTCAGAGCAAACTCTTCTTTTAAATTGGCACCAAACTTTACATTGGGTGAAAATTTATCTTATTCATTAACAAATGGTCAGAGTGCTAATACATCAAGTGCATACACAGGAGCAATTTTAGGAGCTATCTTTTATCCGCCCAATGCTACAATTTACAGAGAAGACGGTTCTGGACAATTTGGTGGTGTTCCTGAAAAGTATATTGGTTCTTACGGAGACGTTATCAATCCGGTAGCTTATTTAAAAAGACTCGACAACAGAAATCCTGTTTCCACAATTTTGATTAATCCCTACGCAGAATGGGAAATCATCGAAGGCTTGAAAGTAAAATCAAACTGGGGATATACAAGAATACAGGATAATGCAACAGATTTCACAGTAAAAATTACAGAGCCCGGGAAAATATTCGATTTTAACCGTCTGACTAAAAAATCTTTGACAATAAGTGATTTATTAAGCGAACAAACAATTTCTTATGAGAAATCGTTTGGAAAGCACAACTTTAAAGCTTTAGCAGGATATACGTATCAGGAAACTAAAAGAGATTTTTATACTGTGGAAGGAACAGGATTTGATAATGAAGATCCGTCACAGCGTTATTTATTGAATGCTAAATTAATACAGCAAACTGGAGCAGGTTTGTCTGACGAAATTATTTCATCTTATGTTGGAAGAATCAATTACGACTTCAATCAAAAATATTTATTCTCGGGAATTGTACGTCGCGATGGAACATCAAAGCTTTTATCAGAAAACCGTTGGAAAGTTTATCCATCTGTTTCTGCAGGATGGTTAATCTCTGAAGAAGGATTTATGAAAGGTATTAATCCAATTGTAAGCAGTTTGAAATTACGTGCAAGCTGGGGAGAAATAGGAAATTTAGGAAACCTCGGACCATACCAGTTTAGTGTGCCTTTAACTCAGACTACAGCTTTAATAGGCGCAACTCCTGTAATTAACTATGGTTATTCTGAAAGAGAGCTTTCAAACCCAAATTTAAAATGGGAAAGCTCTGAACAGACAAACATTGGTTTAGATTTCACTATGTTTAATAATTCATTCTTAGGATCTGTTGATGCTTACGTGAAAACAAATAAAGACATGCTTGTTCGTGATCAATTACCTGGTGTTTCCGGAACTCCACAAGGAAGAATTGTAAACTCCGGAGATGTTGAAAATAAAGGTATCGAGGTTAGTTTGACATACCAAAAAACACGAGGTGAATTTAAATTTGATGTAACAGCAAACGCCGGATTCTTAAGCAATAAAATTGTATCTATTAAAGATGATTTGACTTCTCTTGAGCCTCTAAATTTAAGCCGTGTTAGAAGTTTACCATTGGCTAATATTTATCAGGTAGGAAGCCCGGTTGGCGCTTTTTACGGATATGCAACAGATGGATTGTTTCAAAGTAACGCAGAAGCAAAAGCCTATGTAAATGCCAAAGGAGAGGTTTATCAGCCAAATGCCGTTGCCGGAGATATCAAATTTAAAGATCTTAATGGCGATGGTGTGATTAATAATAATGATAGAGAAGTATTGGGAAGTCCTTTTCCAAAAACAACATACAGTTTAAATTCTAATTTTAAGTACAAAGGATTCGACTTAAACATCTTTTTTAGTGGCGCAGCCGGAAACAGCGTTTTTAATGCTGTGAAACATACAGGTTTAAATGGTTCTTTCCCAGGTTATAATTTATTAGCTGAATCAAAAAATGCATGGTCACCTACAAATACTAACACTGATATCCCGGTACTTTCAGCAACAGACAACAATAATAACTTTGGAAGAATCTCTAGCTTTTATATCGAAGATGCCTCTTTCATACGATTAAAAAACCTTTCTATTGGTTATACGATTAAAGAAAACTGGTTAAACGGAAAAGCAAAACTAAGATTCTTTATTTCAGGTCAAAATCTATTTACAATTACCAAATATTCAGGAATGGATCCAGAGGTTGGGCTTACCAATTTCGGAATGGACTTAGGAAAATATCCACTTTCCCGCATTTATATGACGGGTTTAAACGCAACATTTTAA